The following DNA comes from Solea solea chromosome 6, fSolSol10.1, whole genome shotgun sequence.
GACAACAGTTACAAGACACAGCCAGTCTGTTTATCAGGCTTGTACAATTATATGGTGCTCCATTTGTGTAAGCACACGGGTTATAGTGAGGAAGATATCCATAAACATAGTGTACAGGCATTAGCATGCTTTGTGAGTGGGAGGAATCAACAAAAGGAGACACTGTTGTGGACCGTCAGGTGGCCGTGTAGGCTGCACTACACGGCCGTAGGTATTGGTGATGATTTGTAAGCGCCTCGGCTGAGTGAGGGTGAGAAGTGTTCCGAGTTCACTGTGGGAAAGTCGTGCACACAGCGCAAGAATGTGATTGAATTCAATTTGACTGTTTGCACATATGTTCTCTTGTTTAAGAGGGAAAGTTACTACGGCACTGCTTAAGCCACGGATTATCTGTCTGTGTCCTCTGCCTCTTTAGCTTCAACATGTATTCACCCACTCAGAGTCTATCACACATCCACAGAGCTccctaagagagagagagagcggaccTTAGGGAAGCCCGAGCAGGGGGGGACCTCAGCAGAGTCGAGCGGAGCCGAGCAGGGCTGTGGTTGAGCCCATGGGCATGGCCCTCTCGCTCTCTGGCAGCCACTTTGTTAGGCACACAACACTAATCCTCCTTGTGTCTTTATTGCCCTCTATGTAGAGGAGCAGGCCGGGGCTGGGGCTGtgggtgagagggagggagcacTGCTGCAGGCCCAATATCATCATCAGCATTCCTGTTTGAAGATAGGCAACACTGTACAGCATTAAGGCATCTAATAGACACAGGCTAAGGGCAAAACAAAATCGCGCTCACTGAGACAGGGAGGGGaaataaagagaaagaagagccaCTTTTGTAAACCATCCCCCCCTCCCAAAAAAATACACGCTGGGGCATAATTTGAGGATAGGCAGATTATTGCAACCAAAAATGACTGTGAGGCACTTCTGCTTCATGTTGCTACACATACTCAATAATCTAAACAACACATTAATGTGCTGCCTTAATTTGTAATACTGCCTCTGTGGTTGAAAACCATTTGTCATGCATTGGATTTGTGGGAATCTCATTTTGTATAAAGCGTTTAACACAGAAGGTTTAATGAAGGCTGAGACATCCGCGCGCATCTTTGTTCACTTTATCAGTTTAGTTCATACACATCTGAAAACTTCTGATGCTCTGACAAAAGACAGCTGATTGCCTTTCGCTGTTGCCTCACAAAGTCaacttttgtattattttctttttcattatttgcAGAGATGATAGTTGAAAAATGTTCTCAATCAGTTGGCCTTGCTTTTGAACGACCCCACACAAAGTTCAAATCACTCTGCTGGCGCCATCTAGTGTCTGTGCCCGGCTGCTGACTGGCGACACAGGTGTGTAAAATCCAATGTCACCTTTTATCCCATCAACTCGCTGCCCCCCAGCTGTTACCTGGGCACTTGGCATCATAGGGTAATGGCATCAAGATGCAATCAAGATTATATGCTTGTCACTCATCCCGCTGCACTCATTGGCAGACAATGTGTGAAACAGACACAAGATAAAGCCCAGGCGGTAAAAGATAAAATGCTCCTTAATATTCATCAGTTTTCTGGATGCAGCAGTGCCATTAGATCAGTGGGAAGAATAACCACAGAGCAAAAGGTTAGACACAATGAGCTGGAAGGCTGAAGAATGCAAAGAATAaatagacagaaaacacaagtttCATCTAACCATTGACTGTCAATTTGTGACCTTCTTGCTACAATGATAGCCACtgctccaccgtgtggccccagctcaattcattcatcttctactgctttatcctccacatgagggtcacacagagacaaacaattgTCCActatcacactcacacctacggtcaatttagagtgtccaacctggagaaaacccatgcacacacggggagaacatgcaaactcgcTGTAGTTGTGTCAGTGTCAATGTGTCATATGTAAAACATTGGAGGAATAAACATCAGGGTTTGTGTAGGTTCAGTTTATTGGTCATTCTAAAggattcattttcaataaaaaccATGGAAACCCAACCCTCTCTTTTAATGTGTTGTATTTAGTTTCCAGAAAGTGTTTTAATTAACtctatattatataaaaatgcatttttgaccACTTGACCCTTGAGacgacaaaaacagacacattgtTTCCCAAGTTGTTACTTAGACTCTTTGTTGTCAGATGTTACTTGTGCGtcacaatatgtgtgtgtgattcagagTGATCATGCACCTTGATCTGTGATTAAGGAATTAGTAAACGCATATAAGTGAATTAATGTATGGAAATTAGCCATTGCAGGTTTGGTTCAGTTGATCCCCAGTTGCATATGTTGGTAATCACCACTGCCTCTTGGATTCACTCTCAGGCACGCAATAAACAACGTGCTGCCAGCTCCCCCACGCCTTTGTCTAATCTGCTGTTTCACCGGGGCTTGAGTTTGATGCACAAATATGAGAGTGGAACTCAGCAGCAGAATGTACACAGACACATTATCTGGGATAGATGTGAGCACGGCAAAGCCCCAGACATTAACCCTGTGTGTTATACTGGGATACATGATTCCCTGACTGTCTTAAGAATTTGCTGCAGGAGTTCTCAGACAGACTCAGAAGAACTTGGTGACCTGCACAAACAGGCTATGTACTTTGTTTACCACCTGCCTGTTGTTCTTTTTGAAAAACCACATTCCTTACCTGACTGAAATGTAATGGGAATGAGTCTGATGATTGAGCTGTTATTAAGTAGCAGATCTCATAGattttcagaaataaaaaaataaagcacagcatggatatttttttttttttttatttattgaatctTGAGTTAATGCTACCACCTTGTGGAATAAATCATGTACTGCCATGTAGAGACCACACTGCAACTGTGTGCTAtagaaacatttgtttaataGATCCAGAGCTACTTATTTGTGCATGTAGTTAAATGGTCTATCCTGGTATTAATCCTGAACAAAATGAACATTGTAAATGCTATTAAGTGAaagtatcattttttttttttatttcattttttcagTCTGTTTCAGGTGTTGCGTATGAAACTTTGAGGACAGAGTAACCTGAGGACCTGTTAGCAAGAGGCGCCTGCAAAATCACAAGACTGTTGatttgaaattgtgtttttccacatcaattttataaaattatttcatttatttttcattgctCTGAAGATTATACCAGCAAGTATCTTACACGCTCAGTCAAAAATGGTGATGTGGACTTTGGTCAGGACATTAACCCTGAACAAAATTAACATTGTAAATGCTATTTAATGAAAGTACCCCCCTTTAATTTCAATGTTTCAGTCTGTTTCAGGTGTTGTGTATGAAAACTGCTATGAGCCAGCAGATGAGCATGTATTTGTTACAACTGATAGACTGAAAGATGTGGGTTAATGGTTTTCACAATACAATCCAACATTGCTTTATCGGTGCCACATCCTAATTATAAGCTATTGCATAATATATTACCATACCACAAAAAAGGACGAAGCACAGGCTGTGAAAGGGGAATACAGGcgcagacctggcaaccctgctCCTGTCAAATCCTCGCTCTAGAACATGCCAACTCCTGCTGGAAGTTACTCGCACTCGTCTTCAGTGTAATCGTCTGCTGTCTCTCACACAGTCGCCATGGCAGTAAAGAGAGCGTTAGTGATTCTGTCTAAAGGTGCAGAGGAGATGGAAACGGTTATTCCCGTGGACATCATGCGCAGAGCCGGGGTCTGTAActctgtctgtgacatgctGCGTGTGTTAGCAGCTAGCTTAGCTAATGCTAGTGACACAGAGCAATACACAAGCTTGGGCAGGTAACTCGCTGGTTTAAGTTAAAACTGAGCAGTCCTGTAGTTCAggtcacaacaataacaataataataataataataataataatgagtgaAGTATCTTATTGGTAGCTTTTTGAAGACAATTGAGTATGTGCGTATAGAGCTAACGTTAGCGTGGATAAACCTGCTAACCTTTGATCTAATGATGACAATCACTGCTTTACCagtcacatgttttatttttcgtATAATTTAATAAGCTCTTTGGTTAACTAACATAACCCGTGTGGACAAAGGTCAGGTTAAATGTCAGAGAAAGGCGGTGCAGCGCCACCATTTGATAGCGTAGAAAGAGAGTCTCTGAAACGTCATACGCAAACAGGTTGCCACCATGTCCCACATGTATGCTAATTCTGTCCCTCCTGtcattctgttttgtttgtttgtttgtttgtttgtttgtttgacacaCACCGAACCTATAGATTGAAGTTACGGTTGCGGGACTTATTGGTAAAGAGCCAGTCCATTGCAGCAGAAACGTGGTGATCTGTCCTGATGCCAGTCTGGAAGATGCCAGAAAAAAGGTTGGCCATTgcatctgcatttgtgtgttatGCATAGTTCAACGTTTGACAAAGCCAGAACAAATGTATCATTCGAATTTAACAGATGTGACACAAACATCTACacaacagacaataaaacatgagcttttatttcttctctgtaaaaaaaatagattaattAGAGTAAGTATTCAGAGAGTACAAACCTTAATCAGAAAAAACGTTATTGTCATTGTCCAACTCGCATTGCACAACGGAATTTAAAAGTCATGGTACACACAGTGCCACTACACGCTAGGGGTGTGTGATACTGCAGAATTTGAAATCAATCAGATATCGATACCAATATCAATACTTTCTACTCATCAGAAAGTGGGGGCCGTCAGCGGGTTGTTCTACAGTGCAGGCTACAGGACGGGTTTGTTTATGTACAACACATGCCTCATTGttttggagaggagaggagaattTTTGTGCTTTCATTGGTTTAACTGAAttctaaacacaaaaacagctgtTACAGTCAACACTTgttcacaaaacaacaataaacaaagcTATAACTTATGCAACTCACTCTATGACACCTCAGAATAATCCACTCAAAAGAATATTATAGTTATGAATACAGTTTGCGAGCATGacatatgtttgttttataactTACACTCTTCTTTACTTCAGTCTAAGGTTTTTGTtcagaaacaacaacatagtAAAACACAGGCCACTGTAACTCtacttttttacaaaaattGCATTTTGCAATGTCATTTTCTGGCCTAAGATAAGAGGAGTTGTACTCGGTCAGATCGCCTGAGGGAATTGAATTATTTACTGAATGTAGAGAGGAGAAAATTTAACAAAATTATCTATCTGATCACGCTAGTATTGATCTGATACTAATACTGTCTTTGATATTGATagtcaatatcaatatttggACTAATTCGCCCGCCCCTACTACACTCCTCGATCCTGCAAGGGTAAAAACCACAAATATCACCAAAGtctaatcctttttttttgcctaatcTATGTACATGTTGTGCAGTCAAATGCAGTCAAGActgacagagagcgagagagagacagacaggtttcTAAGACGATCCAAAGCAAACCTCAAAATCCACCATGAACTACCTTTTAACAAACACAAGCTGCTTGAAAAGATCCTCACAATCCTCTAACATGAACATTATCTGAAAATCTTTGGGCTGATTCTAAACAtgctgtgtgctgctgctgcaacggTTCTAAAAATATCTCAGAACCTGAGGTGATTTAGTGCACGAGTGGATGAAAATTCATAAATCAAAAATAGAAAGACGTGGCTTGATGTGGCTACATGCTACAGAAAGCATTTTCACTGTAATAACTGACCTCATGTATCTACTAAAGACGGACGTTACCATATATTGATATAATGTGCATGGCTAAAACGTGGATATGGcctttattgcttttttttcaaaaatatttttagatattttaaatcatttttctgtattgtgtgtatgttttatttgtcaaaatgaTAACAACGTTCCTACAATGTCAAAGGTTTTCAGTTTGCATTTATTATGGTCTGTTCCTCAGGGTCCTTATGATGTGGTGCTTCTGCCAGGGGGAATGCCAGGGGCCCAGAATCTGGCAGaggtgagaaaaacaaacactctctctctctctctctctctctctctctctctctctctctctctctctctctctctctcttctttctttctctctctttctttccctctctttctttctctctctctgtctctctgtctctgtctctctctctgtctctctctccacacttGAACTGCTTGTGTTCCATTCCCGTGTTAATTTCCCTTACCATAGATAAATATGGATCTATGTTTCCCACAACCTCGATGATGTTctcaatgtcttgttttgtccacagaccaaaatgatttccttgttatatggaggaaagaaatgagaaaatattcacatttaagaagctgaaaaatcaagaagcttgttttatttattaaaaaaactcaaaccgattaattaaTTCTCAAAATAGCTACTGGTTGattcagtaattgattaataattataatataattgcAGCCCTAGATAGGTCAGTCATTTGGTGATGTGAAAGAGATGTTAAACtttgcattattattgttaaataacaataagaaaAGTATCAGCCATTTGGTGTGTTAATACAGATGTTTTACTCAAACTGAAACACTGAAAGTAATTGCTGATCAGGTATAATACAGCAGAATACAGTTTTGTatcacacaataaaaacaaagttctTGATCTAAACTTAACTTGGATTTAACTCAAAAGTTGGCCGaaagatgacatcactgagagcagctttaaatgttaattattaaATGATTTCCTCCTGTTTTGAGATAGACCATAGGCCCATGTTTCCTGAACAAGATCAGCATAAAAACTGGATGAAAatgtgtcctcattattcaAATTCATATGTATTGTTTCTGGTGTCGATGGTTGATAATACCTtcataaagaaaatacatttaatcagAATTGAGAGTGCAGCAGAATTACTGTTTCTATTTATGACATTATTCTCTCTTCCGTTGAAAATgttgtcagtttgttttcataattaTACACAGAGTGATCACATGGCCTGCAAATGACTCACACAGCATCTGCTTCCCGTGCTCTCTTTCCAGTCTCCTGTTGTTAAAGAGGTGCTGAAAGAACAAGATGGCAGAAAAGGCCTGATTGCAGCCATCTGTGCAGGTACAGtatttgaaaacaaaccaaagtcGTCACATACAGGGCCAGCTTCTGTTATTCATGCACTTCTTGTTGACTAACTTGTGCTTTTAATTAATTAGATTTAATGATAATTCATTTAGCAATAAATTATCCTTATGTGTTCTGTAACATTTTTGACTAGAAACAACATGATAGTTTGGTTTTCAACATAACCGGGCGATATTGTATATGGGATTTTGGTCATTAGTGACCTTTTGGCATTTgcaaagaaaagtgtgtgtgtttgattaatAACTGTCCCTGAATGACCTCTCAAGCTCATTTGTTTGACAACCTCTGTGTCGGGAGAAAAGGACACTGGAAGGACATTTTGAATAGGACGGGGGACCAGTGCGGCAAAGTGGATTGAAGGGTGTCCTAGAAAATGACTGAAATCCTCTCTGGAATATATGGTTTAATGAACCTGCCAGCGTGAGGGCTCCTTGCAAGACTTATTATTTTTGCCCGAGCATGAAAATGATCTTGccgtgtggaaaaaaaacctctctccAAAAAGGATTTGATTGAAAACCAGATTCATAATAAggtgcaaaaaagaataaaaaaaaatatcaggcTAGGTGAATCATTATACATTTCATCTTTTTGAGGTATGTGATAATTTGGTCATGCTCACAAAaaactacagaaaaaaaaaatgttattccTCTCCAATAACATGAGTGACAACCTTCACAGACACTCCTCATCTGACTCTGCTTCTCAGAaggtctctctcgctctcactgtGCCAGACTGGTGTCCTTTGGGTGGGGACTATTTGTAACAAGAGTAGCTTGGCTTTAACTGGCAGTCTGCTGTTGTGCCAGGGGAAAGTGTAATCTTTAGACTGCATGGGACGACAGCCAAGAAGCATAATCAATATCTTTCTATTTATTAACAGTTTTTGTATGAGCTCACTGCAGTGCTAGGACACTACCAAAGTTAATGCTGCAGCAGTGTCTTCCACCactccttttctctccttctctctttggATCTGAGGTTGAAACTGTATACTGGATGTGTTTATATACTTGGAAAACAATGGAACACTCGAGGACACCTTAAGGACAGCATGTTGTCATCAAATATTTTGCCCTCAACACATTTGTTCATGTTGCTAAATACAATCTCTAAAGGCAAATGGCACAGTTTTTCCTTGGCTGAGTGATTTTatcttttgtgttttgcttgAAGGGAGAGATTTGAGGACACAGTAATGTTAGCCTTGACCTTGGCTAACCTTTTTAAAACCTGCACAAGGTGAAACACCTGGACTGATACAAGCAACAGAACATTCTGAAGTGTCACTTTGTAGGAGGAGGCTGTTGAAAGGCCCTTAAACAGCTTTTGCCCTTTCATAGGTCCCACTGCTCTTCTGGCACATGGCATCGGCTACGGCAGCACAGTCACGACACATCCTGCCATGAAGGAGAAGATGATGGCTGGAggtaaaaagcaaacaaatacacCACCATAAAAATGAGACTAGATACACTGCTGTTCGCTTTAACATAACATAGTTGTAATTAGTAGTAAAGGGCAGCAGATGGCGCTGTAATGGCTCCGTCTTGCTTCAAGACAATCATGTCACTGTGCAGTCTTGGTGAGTGCACCACTCAGAGGTGATTCAGGAATTTGACAGAACATACTAGAACTGGGTCAATTGAAATAGCCTTAATCTACGAGGAAgggcttgtgtgtttgtcaacTTGTCACTTGAATCTCTCATGTTGTGataatctttgtgtgtgtgtgtgttgtgttttttttttttctgttgtttttttagaccACTATAAATATTCAGAAGCTCGAGTGCAGAAGGATGGACATTACATCACCAGCCGTGGGCCAGGAACCAGCTTTGAGTTTGCCCTGACGATTGTAGAGGAACTTATGGGGACTGAGGTTGTAGCTCAAGTCAAGGCTCCGCTTATGATGAAAGACTGAATGTTGCTGTGTTCGCCTCCTGCCTGCAAACAGCACTGCCAGCTATACAAGCTCACCACTACTGAGACAGCAAATCCAGTGTAGCTGGCACAAAAAGTCAAAGGCACTATAGTGACTAATCATTCTCCCTGGGAAAATGTTGGCGATTCTGTTGTCTTCCTTTTCTTAGTCTGCACTAAAGTGTACCATTATGTCACTGAAACACAATATGGATAAATagattttgtttaatttcccaCAAATTGCTTAATTGTCCTGGCTTGTTCTCTTGTTACACTTGCcattaaaaacattcatgtgTCCATCTGTCTGCTGTGTATTAATACTGGAGGTCACAGTGGCTTGTTTTCACATGCCTGCAGTGGCTTCTATTGAGGCCTAAATATAGGCTACAAAGTATAATGTATTGTGAGCGCTGCCTGGAACGCGGGAAGTGGAATCCGAATAGATTGGCAGACAGCCTGGCTAATGAGAGGCCCCGGCCGGGCTGCAGTTGTATTCCGATTGACCAGTAGCGGCTCGTGCCTAGCCCGGTGGGCGGGGCTTTAAGGCAGCGCGTGGTAGTTGTGTCAGAGCAACAAAATCCAGAGAGCTGCACACGCTCACTGTGAAAGAAAGAGACGGATTTCATCAAAGGTAAGAGCGTCGAAATGTTCTATTTTAGACGTTTGTACATTTATCAACGACAGAGTTGCTTGTACGTTGGGTGTGCTTGCGCTGTGACACTGCCGTGTCTGCTGTTTAAACAGTTTACGCCACGTTAATCACGGTAACTAGCAAATACGGCATCGCAATTGACTACTTAAACGCGACAACACACGTATTAATCACTGTGtttaagtgagtgtgtgtgtgtttggaagaCGCTGACGGTGGTGTATGCTGGAGTGCTGTGCCTGAAGTAAGCCGCAATTCCCGGCTAAACGTATTGGCATACGCCGGTCTGGTGTGCAACGTTTACCCGATACAACGGTCATTAACACTGGCgttgcttcctttttttttgagacGGGACGCAGACAAACAGCCGTGCGATCGTTCTACAGATGTACGCAGACATGGAGACGTCAGTGCCCACTGCTCTCcatcctcagcagcagctgcagtcaAACTGTGCTGCA
Coding sequences within:
- the park7 gene encoding Parkinson disease protein 7 homolog, which translates into the protein MAVKRALVILSKGAEEMETVIPVDIMRRAGIEVTVAGLIGKEPVHCSRNVVICPDASLEDARKKGPYDVVLLPGGMPGAQNLAESPVVKEVLKEQDGRKGLIAAICAGPTALLAHGIGYGSTVTTHPAMKEKMMAGDHYKYSEARVQKDGHYITSRGPGTSFEFALTIVEELMGTEVVAQVKAPLMMKD